The genomic interval AGAGGTGTTTTTTTATATGGTTATTTGAGAAAAAGACGATAGAATATGCAGCCAGCAACTAAATAACTATTCCTTAAGTATTTTTTCTTCCTGTCGAATTCTCCACAGTCTATATGTATGTGTAACAATTACTTTGATAATAGCAAAGATTGGGATGACGAGAACCATTCCGATTACACCGATAAAGCGGCCAGCCACTAATACTAAAACCATGACGGTCACTGGATGAATAGACATCCGTTTTCCGATAATTTGCGGTTGAACAAAAATACTCTCAATTTGTTGAATGATTACAACAATGACAAGTACGATAATCGCTTGCATAGGTGAATGCAATAGGCCAACAATCACAGAAGGAATCGCGCCAATCCAAGGACCGACATAAGGAATTAGATTAGTAATCATTCCAAAAATCGCAAGAATAAGAGCATATTCTAACTTTATAGTGCTAAAACCAATATAGTATAGAATGCCCACAAAGGAACAAACGATTAAAACTCCTTGGATATAATTACTTAATGTCTCATCCATATTGGAAAGAATAGGTCTTACTTTTTCTTTCTTTTCGTTGCTTAAGGTTTGTAAGAAAAACGTAGGGAGTCTTTCTCCTTCCTTTAACAAATAGAAAAGGATGAAAGGTACAATAATAAATAAAAGCAAGGTATTAAAAATCGTTCCAACAAAGGAAAGGGAGTTTGCTACCAAATTCCTTAATATCCCACTAACTATAACGCCAATCTCTTCAATTTTATCTTCCCAATTAAATACATCCTCTAGACCAAACCGTAAAACGAGCTCGTTTTGCTGAATTTCACGTAAGACATTATTTAATTCAGAAAAAATAAATGGCATACTATTAATTAAATTTGTGAATTGCTTATGTAATTCAGGACCTATAAAGGATATTAGACCAAAACCTATACCCATTAAACATACATACAATAATAGAATCGCTAAACTTCTCGGCATTTTTTTACTTAGCCATAGCACTAAGGGTCTAAATAAGTAAAAGAGGACACCCGCTAGTAAAATGGGAATGAATAAAGTTTGCACAAATACAATAATTGGTCTGAAAAACCAATCAATTAGCGTACCTAAATAAATGATTAAGAAGAACATAATAATGATGGACCCAATTTGCATGATTTTTTTATACATTTAATCTCTCCATTTATAAGCATATTTCATTTGCGTTGTTTTAGTAGAGTGAAGAAATTGCCTAAACTAAATTATTGGAATATATATCTAAATAAGCATTTTCTATACCTATTCTTTCATTATATGTTTTTCCGCCTTATATTACAAAAATGATGGGAATCTAACAATAAATTTAATTATTTCACCTTATTATCCAAACTTTTACCTTTTATATTCGTCTAATAAATAGGTAAGGGGGGTTAATCGTTTGGAAGAATTATCAGCATGCTGGAATGAAATAGACAATAAAGAAGAAGTATTTGATGAAATTATGATTACATATGGACAAGAATTATTGCATTTAGTTTTTTCTTATGTGAAAAATCAAACAATCGCCGAAGAATTAACACAGGATATATTTGTGAAAGTATATTATTCGTTACATAAATATAAAGGGAAATCTAGCTTTCGAACATGGCTATGGAGAATTGCTATTAACCATTGTAAAGACTATTTAAAAAGTTGGTATA from Niallia sp. FSL W8-0635 carries:
- a CDS encoding AI-2E family transporter → MYKKIMQIGSIIIMFFLIIYLGTLIDWFFRPIIVFVQTLFIPILLAGVLFYLFRPLVLWLSKKMPRSLAILLLYVCLMGIGFGLISFIGPELHKQFTNLINSMPFIFSELNNVLREIQQNELVLRFGLEDVFNWEDKIEEIGVIVSGILRNLVANSLSFVGTIFNTLLLFIIVPFILFYLLKEGERLPTFFLQTLSNEKKEKVRPILSNMDETLSNYIQGVLIVCSFVGILYYIGFSTIKLEYALILAIFGMITNLIPYVGPWIGAIPSVIVGLLHSPMQAIIVLVIVVIIQQIESIFVQPQIIGKRMSIHPVTVMVLVLVAGRFIGVIGMVLVIPIFAIIKVIVTHTYRLWRIRQEEKILKE